A window of the Brumimicrobium sp. genome harbors these coding sequences:
- a CDS encoding efflux RND transporter permease subunit: MKQLTELALKRPLLIVVMFLVLIFFGLFSYNNLNYNLLPKMDFPVITVVTSYRGASPDEIENNVTKRIEDAVSSLEGISKIHSSSMESASIVVVEFKNGIDADKSQTDAQRKISQIAPLLPDGIDAPIINKFSSDDIPVLRLSVTADADGVDLFDIVDQQIKPQLSNIKGVGQVTLIGGNERQIKVRVDKDRLEFYGLSISQVSNLIMAASMSTPAGSVKTLKDEFSIDFDSKYTSAAQLQDLIIMQTPQGSKIYLKDVASVVEGSVEPTKLNHINGLPAIGVQVQKQTDANAVEVSNLTKERIASLTEQYKQIGLEFKIASDQSTYTLKSANEVMKDLMLAILIVSIVMLFFLHSLRNAAFVLVALPASIIPTFIGMYLFGMSLNLMTLMAMSLVVGILVDDSIVILENIMRHMEMGKNRRKATVDGRYEIGWTAISITMVDLVVFLPMSMVSGMIGGVIREFSMTVVFSTFMSLIVCFTLTPLLSSRWGRLPDLSKVGWWSSMNKGFENIINKARDGYTQILKWALSHKKWVFLGTFALMVGAISLPMTGFIGGAFISQGDRGEFIVSLELDPSATLYQTNEVTQKAEKIIMKYPDVITVFSNVGVSTGSEVSSSSSGNASEITVKLTDKLERKLTDIEIGEQIKDEIAQIPGVKVTVAPISMIGGAGRAALQLILKGTDRDSVRVAANQVMDVFKNTAGVVYPKFSTKDPKPQIKVSLDREKMAAFGVRSSDVGMALGISFRGNDQAKYRYRGQEYDIMVENSESNKKSIEDVKNLIFTDDQGNKFTLGQFADIRETMGETVLERNDRLSSITVQGNVQGRSTGTVGGEISDVLEEMHFPAGVTWKFTGEVEDQGDAFKSLLQALLIGVLLVYLIMVALYENAIYPFVVMMAMPLAVVGAFLALALTMNELTIFSMIGMIMLVGLVTKNGILLVDFTNQRKSEGAGLIEAIIDGGRERFRPILMTTIAMILGMMPMALAKGSGAEVKSGMAWVLIGGLTSSLIMTLVVVPCFYYVVDSFLNIFRRKRRKKLKAKVRERQLQAQLVEQLN, translated from the coding sequence ATGAAACAATTAACGGAACTCGCATTAAAAAGACCTTTACTCATCGTAGTAATGTTCCTAGTATTAATCTTCTTTGGATTATTTAGTTATAATAATTTAAATTATAACTTACTACCAAAGATGGATTTTCCAGTTATTACTGTGGTAACTTCATATCGTGGAGCTTCTCCAGATGAGATTGAAAATAACGTTACCAAACGAATTGAAGATGCTGTTTCTTCTTTGGAAGGAATTAGCAAGATTCACTCAAGTTCTATGGAGAGCGCTTCAATCGTGGTAGTAGAGTTTAAAAATGGAATTGATGCGGATAAATCACAAACTGACGCGCAACGTAAAATTAGTCAGATTGCACCTTTGTTACCCGATGGAATTGATGCACCAATTATCAATAAATTCTCTTCGGATGATATCCCAGTATTGCGATTGAGTGTAACGGCAGATGCGGATGGTGTAGATTTATTTGATATTGTTGACCAGCAGATTAAACCACAACTATCCAATATTAAAGGAGTTGGTCAGGTTACACTGATTGGTGGGAATGAACGTCAAATTAAGGTTAGAGTAGATAAAGATAGATTAGAGTTTTATGGACTTTCTATTTCTCAAGTAAGCAATCTTATCATGGCTGCTAGCATGTCCACTCCTGCCGGTAGCGTGAAAACATTAAAGGATGAATTCTCCATTGATTTTGACTCGAAATATACTTCAGCAGCACAATTACAGGATTTAATAATCATGCAAACTCCTCAAGGAAGTAAAATCTATCTTAAAGATGTTGCTTCTGTGGTGGAGGGCAGTGTGGAACCAACCAAATTAAACCATATTAATGGACTACCAGCCATTGGAGTTCAAGTACAAAAACAAACCGATGCCAATGCCGTTGAGGTAAGTAATCTAACCAAAGAGCGAATTGCTTCTTTGACGGAACAATATAAACAAATTGGACTTGAATTTAAAATTGCATCCGATCAATCTACCTATACGTTGAAGTCGGCGAATGAGGTAATGAAAGACTTGATGTTAGCCATCCTAATTGTCTCAATAGTAATGCTTTTCTTCTTACATAGTTTAAGAAATGCAGCCTTCGTATTAGTGGCATTACCCGCTTCCATTATTCCAACTTTTATTGGAATGTATTTATTTGGAATGTCGCTTAACTTGATGACTTTGATGGCGATGTCATTAGTGGTTGGTATCTTGGTGGACGACTCCATTGTAATTTTGGAAAATATCATGCGCCACATGGAGATGGGTAAAAATCGTCGAAAAGCTACAGTGGACGGACGTTATGAAATTGGTTGGACAGCTATTTCCATTACAATGGTTGACTTAGTTGTTTTCCTTCCAATGTCAATGGTTTCAGGAATGATTGGAGGAGTAATTCGTGAGTTTTCCATGACTGTTGTATTCTCCACTTTTATGAGTTTGATTGTATGTTTTACATTGACTCCACTTCTTTCATCTCGTTGGGGAAGACTTCCAGATTTAAGTAAAGTAGGTTGGTGGAGCTCTATGAATAAAGGTTTTGAGAATATCATCAACAAAGCAAGAGATGGATATACCCAAATCTTAAAATGGGCATTATCTCATAAAAAATGGGTTTTCTTGGGCACTTTTGCCTTGATGGTAGGAGCAATTAGCTTACCTATGACTGGATTTATCGGAGGAGCATTTATTAGTCAGGGAGATAGAGGTGAATTTATTGTGAGTTTGGAACTCGACCCATCGGCCACTTTATATCAGACCAATGAAGTGACACAAAAAGCCGAAAAAATCATCATGAAATACCCGGATGTAATTACAGTATTCTCTAACGTGGGTGTTTCCACAGGAAGTGAAGTTTCGTCCAGCAGTAGTGGGAATGCATCTGAAATCACGGTTAAATTAACTGATAAACTAGAGCGTAAACTAACGGATATTGAGATTGGAGAACAAATCAAAGATGAAATTGCGCAGATTCCGGGGGTTAAAGTAACGGTAGCACCTATCAGTATGATTGGTGGTGCGGGTCGTGCAGCTCTTCAGCTCATCCTTAAAGGAACGGATCGAGATAGCGTTCGTGTAGCAGCCAATCAAGTAATGGACGTATTTAAAAATACGGCAGGAGTTGTGTATCCTAAGTTTAGTACCAAGGATCCAAAACCTCAAATCAAGGTGAGTTTGGACAGAGAAAAAATGGCCGCTTTTGGTGTACGTTCCAGTGATGTAGGTATGGCTTTAGGAATCTCTTTTAGAGGAAATGACCAAGCTAAATACAGATATCGTGGTCAGGAATATGACATCATGGTTGAAAACAGTGAATCCAACAAGAAAAGTATTGAGGATGTTAAAAATCTGATATTTACCGACGACCAAGGAAACAAATTCACACTCGGTCAATTTGCAGATATTCGTGAAACCATGGGAGAAACTGTGTTGGAACGAAACGACCGCTTATCTTCGATTACTGTACAAGGAAACGTACAAGGACGTTCTACCGGAACCGTAGGAGGTGAAATCTCCGATGTCTTGGAAGAGATGCATTTCCCAGCAGGTGTTACTTGGAAATTTACAGGAGAGGTAGAAGACCAGGGCGATGCTTTTAAGAGTTTATTACAAGCTCTCTTAATAGGTGTTTTGCTAGTATATCTGATTATGGTAGCACTGTATGAAAATGCGATATATCCATTCGTAGTTATGATGGCGATGCCTTTGGCAGTGGTGGGCGCTTTCTTAGCACTTGCTCTAACCATGAACGAATTAACTATTTTCTCCATGATTGGTATGATTATGTTGGTCGGCTTGGTAACGAAAAACGGTATTTTATTAGTCGATTTTACCAATCAGCGTAAATCGGAAGGAGCAGGACTTATTGAAGCCATCATCGACGGAGGTAGAGAGCGTTTCCGTCCCATCTTAATGACTACCATCGCCATGATATTGGGAATGATGCCTATGGCCTTAGCCAAAGGATCTGGAGCTGAGGTAAAGTCCGGCATGGCTTGGGTATTAATTGGTGGTCTAACCAGTTCTTTAATCATGACCTTAGTGGTTGTTCCTTGTTTTTATTACGTCGTTGATAGTTTCTTAAACATTTTCAGAAGAAAACGCCGTAAAAAACTCAAAGCCAAAGTCAGAGAGAGGCAACTCCAAGCTCAATTAGTAGAGCAGTTGAATTAA
- a CDS encoding DNA cytosine methyltransferase → MTYNFIDLFAGAGGLSEGFIQAGFEPIAHVEIENSACNTLRTRAAYHYLKATNNYKIYISYLKGEITREQLYLSVPKDILDSVINLPIGDEHNETIHQQIKKSLGKRKVDLIIGGPPCQAYSLVGRSRSKTKMEGDPRNYLFIQYAGYLERYKPKMFVFENVLGLKSAKGGHYLQEMEKIFNKKGYQIKLYTLEARNFGVLQNRKRIIILGWQKNKKISIPNLEEIAIKNNYLVKDLLEDLPVIKAGEGVDRFLKYKTKTTEYLKSHALRNGIDILTQHIARPHREQDKEIYKIAVQKWDKKQERLNYNDLPERLKTHQNRTSFFDRFKVVASDLPYSQTVVAHIAKDGHYYIHPDSKQNRSISVREAARLQSFPDDYYFEGEKEGINRTAA, encoded by the coding sequence ATGACATACAATTTCATAGACTTATTTGCAGGAGCAGGAGGACTTTCAGAAGGATTTATCCAAGCTGGTTTTGAGCCTATTGCTCACGTTGAAATTGAAAATTCTGCTTGTAATACTCTAAGAACAAGAGCAGCTTACCATTACTTAAAAGCTACCAACAACTATAAAATTTACATTTCTTATCTTAAAGGAGAAATAACTCGTGAGCAATTATATTTAAGTGTGCCAAAAGACATTTTGGACTCTGTTATTAACCTTCCAATTGGAGATGAACACAATGAAACTATACACCAGCAAATAAAGAAAAGCCTAGGAAAAAGAAAGGTTGATTTAATTATTGGCGGACCTCCTTGCCAGGCATATTCATTGGTTGGACGGTCACGGTCTAAAACTAAAATGGAAGGTGACCCAAGAAATTATCTCTTTATTCAATATGCTGGATATTTAGAAAGATATAAACCTAAAATGTTCGTTTTCGAAAATGTATTGGGCTTAAAGTCTGCTAAAGGTGGTCACTATCTTCAAGAGATGGAAAAGATTTTTAACAAAAAAGGCTATCAAATAAAACTGTACACGCTAGAAGCTAGAAACTTTGGAGTATTGCAAAACAGAAAACGAATTATCATACTAGGTTGGCAAAAAAATAAAAAGATTAGTATACCAAATCTGGAAGAAATTGCAATTAAAAATAATTATTTAGTTAAAGATTTATTGGAAGATTTGCCTGTGATAAAAGCTGGTGAAGGTGTAGACAGATTTTTAAAATACAAAACTAAAACAACGGAATACTTAAAATCTCACGCTTTACGCAATGGTATTGATATTTTAACCCAACATATTGCAAGACCGCATAGAGAGCAAGATAAAGAAATTTATAAAATTGCCGTTCAGAAATGGGATAAAAAGCAAGAACGATTAAACTACAATGATTTACCAGAAAGATTAAAGACCCATCAAAATCGGACTTCATTTTTTGACAGATTTAAAGTGGTAGCTTCTGACTTACCCTACTCGCAAACAGTAGTTGCTCATATTGCCAAAGACGGTCATTATTACATTCATCCTGATAGTAAGCAAAATAGATCAATCAGCGTAAGAGAAGCTGCACGACTACAATCTTTTCCAGATGACTATTATTTTGAAGGAGAAAAGGAAGGGATTAATAGAACAGCTGCATAA
- a CDS encoding HNH endonuclease codes for MKRQNWTREELILALNLYLKLPFGKMHSRTPEVIHLANLIGRTPSSIAMRLVNFASVDPYHQNRGIGGLPGGKKQVEPIWQEFIDNKDELLFESENILAERELNPIDNKYAEILIGTENLVGESKIREVKVRVNQNVFRQIVLANYSSKCAISGIDIPELLVASHIVPWSKNEKERLNPENGICLSSLYDRTFDKGLIGLNLDYKIIVSDKLKQNIAKPYYQQYFSHLENKAIILPPKYYPKKDFIEFHLDSIFQHS; via the coding sequence ATGAAAAGACAAAATTGGACTCGGGAAGAATTAATACTCGCCTTGAATTTATATCTGAAGTTGCCTTTTGGAAAAATGCATTCCAGAACACCAGAAGTAATTCATTTAGCAAATCTAATTGGTAGAACACCTAGTTCAATTGCTATGCGTTTGGTGAATTTTGCAAGTGTTGACCCTTATCATCAAAATAGAGGTATTGGAGGATTGCCCGGGGGCAAAAAACAGGTTGAACCAATATGGCAAGAATTCATAGATAATAAGGACGAATTACTTTTTGAAAGTGAAAATATTCTAGCCGAAAGAGAGTTAAACCCAATTGATAATAAGTATGCTGAAATACTTATTGGTACTGAAAACCTAGTTGGAGAATCAAAAATAAGAGAGGTTAAAGTTAGAGTTAATCAAAATGTTTTCCGTCAAATTGTTCTTGCAAATTATTCCAGTAAATGTGCAATTTCAGGTATTGATATACCTGAATTGCTAGTTGCAAGTCATATAGTTCCTTGGTCTAAAAATGAAAAGGAAAGATTAAATCCTGAAAACGGAATTTGTCTGTCTTCATTATATGATAGGACCTTTGATAAAGGTCTAATTGGATTGAATTTGGATTATAAAATAATTGTTTCCGATAAACTTAAACAGAATATAGCAAAGCCATACTATCAGCAATATTTTTCACATCTTGAAAATAAGGCGATAATACTTCCACCCAAATATTATCCCAAAAAAGATTTTATTGAATTTCATTTAGATTCAATATTCCAGCATTCTTGA
- a CDS encoding Z1 domain-containing protein has translation MAGIHNNLRSQTQLRIDESFLGFDTQHTRAFDQRSIQIGVGDPYFGSPIVAHSLTSSIEKGDFTQGAANALGLNFNTSEPIVAVIKKNPHVLRRIYQWLAAQANEDNELGRVIRNKSLLLIDDEADNASINISNDPERQSSINGWITQILNLFGKNAYVGYTATPFANIFIPLDDQNLFPRNFIKNIPAPSNYIGPEKVFGFSPLEEDEASNTVLPIVNRINDYSGFVPDRHKKDDQLPSTLPESLKRAIRCFIITCAIRRLRGQTTVHNSMLIHVSRFMRWQDHIAELVSNQFIYYRRGIDQNDAVILDELKSTFEQDDNGFKSYVSVSKQILDSELKNLDSQIQVHKWSEVLQHLNDAASRIEVKAIHGGSGEALDYFDHKNGLSVIAVGGNKLSRGLTLEGLSISYYLRASRMYDTLMQMGRWFGYRGGYVDLCRLFTSRELNEWFCHITQASEELREEFDYMSDVAGSTPEQYALKVRTHPGVLQISATNKMRSAITVQISWAGRLVESYEFKKDISTIDNNLRNTQKFISGLPANFVPKPNAFVWYDIPAEQVINFFDGIQSVENLKKAEPRKIIQFITTQLRNGELTDWRVALMSKPNAKNNSHFIVSNNTVSIGQWKRTEDDKNSSEQIYYLKKSHIISPSDEFIDLNEDEYNSAMELTIKKRKKPGEPQYPNGLEVRNNIRDPKKPLLLIYLLDPDESLEEYRLPKGTNPFVGYAISFPKSNFNAPVSYAVNEELLDRFDVVEEDFEDYGDDED, from the coding sequence ATGGCAGGAATTCATAATAATTTAAGAAGCCAAACGCAACTTAGAATTGACGAAAGTTTTTTAGGATTTGATACGCAACATACAAGAGCTTTTGACCAAAGAAGTATTCAAATAGGTGTTGGTGACCCCTACTTTGGTTCGCCTATTGTTGCTCATTCTTTAACTTCTAGCATTGAAAAAGGTGATTTTACTCAAGGTGCGGCAAATGCCCTAGGTTTAAACTTCAATACTTCTGAACCAATTGTTGCAGTAATAAAGAAAAATCCTCACGTACTCAGAAGAATATATCAATGGCTTGCAGCTCAAGCAAATGAAGACAATGAATTAGGACGTGTAATTCGTAATAAATCACTCTTACTTATAGATGACGAAGCAGACAATGCTTCAATTAACATTTCAAATGACCCTGAAAGACAAAGTTCTATCAATGGCTGGATTACACAAATACTAAATCTATTTGGGAAGAATGCTTATGTTGGTTATACAGCTACTCCTTTTGCCAACATTTTTATTCCGCTGGATGACCAAAATTTATTCCCAAGGAACTTTATAAAAAATATCCCAGCTCCTTCTAACTATATAGGGCCAGAAAAAGTATTTGGATTTAGTCCGTTGGAAGAAGATGAGGCTTCAAATACAGTTTTACCTATAGTAAACAGGATAAATGACTACAGTGGATTTGTTCCTGATAGACATAAAAAGGATGATCAATTACCATCAACTTTACCTGAATCTTTAAAAAGGGCTATTCGCTGTTTTATAATCACTTGTGCAATAAGAAGATTAAGAGGGCAAACAACGGTTCATAACTCAATGCTTATCCACGTTTCCCGTTTTATGCGTTGGCAAGACCATATCGCAGAATTAGTTTCCAATCAATTCATTTATTACCGAAGAGGAATCGACCAAAATGATGCAGTAATATTGGATGAATTAAAATCAACATTTGAACAAGACGATAATGGTTTCAAGTCTTATGTATCGGTTTCAAAGCAAATACTAGATTCAGAACTCAAAAATTTAGATTCTCAAATTCAGGTTCATAAATGGAGTGAAGTTCTACAGCATTTGAATGATGCTGCATCACGTATTGAAGTTAAAGCTATTCACGGAGGTTCAGGAGAAGCATTAGACTATTTCGACCACAAAAATGGACTGTCAGTAATTGCAGTTGGTGGTAATAAACTTTCAAGAGGTTTGACTTTAGAAGGACTTTCAATTAGTTACTATTTAAGAGCCTCTAGAATGTATGATACACTTATGCAAATGGGACGTTGGTTTGGTTATAGGGGTGGATATGTTGACTTATGCAGGCTTTTTACAAGTCGAGAATTGAATGAGTGGTTCTGCCATATAACACAAGCCTCTGAAGAACTAAGAGAAGAGTTTGATTATATGTCTGATGTAGCAGGTTCAACGCCAGAACAATATGCTCTAAAAGTTAGAACACACCCTGGAGTTCTTCAAATCTCAGCAACTAATAAAATGCGTTCGGCAATTACGGTTCAAATTTCCTGGGCAGGTAGATTGGTCGAATCTTACGAGTTTAAAAAAGATATTTCGACTATTGACAATAACCTTAGGAACACTCAAAAATTTATATCAGGGTTACCAGCTAATTTTGTTCCTAAACCAAATGCTTTTGTTTGGTATGATATCCCAGCTGAACAAGTCATCAACTTTTTTGATGGAATTCAATCCGTTGAAAACCTTAAAAAAGCAGAACCTAGGAAAATAATTCAGTTTATTACTACTCAATTGCGAAATGGAGAACTAACCGATTGGAGAGTTGCCTTAATGTCAAAACCAAATGCTAAAAACAACTCCCATTTTATCGTTAGTAATAATACTGTTTCAATCGGTCAATGGAAAAGGACAGAAGATGATAAGAATTCAAGTGAACAAATTTACTATTTGAAGAAATCTCATATCATAAGTCCATCAGATGAATTCATTGATTTAAATGAAGATGAGTATAATTCGGCTATGGAATTAACAATTAAGAAGAGAAAGAAACCCGGAGAGCCTCAATACCCTAATGGTCTTGAAGTAAGGAATAATATAAGAGATCCTAAAAAGCCACTTTTACTTATCTATCTTCTCGACCCGGATGAAAGTCTTGAGGAATATCGTTTACCAAAAGGTACAAATCCTTTTGTGGGCTATGCAATAAGTTTCCCAAAAAGTAATTTTAACGCACCAGTATCTTATGCTGTCAATGAGGAGTTACTAGACAGATTTGATGTGGTTGAAGAAGATTTTGAAGATTATGGAGATGACGAAGATTGA
- a CDS encoding PD-(D/E)XK motif protein: MTKIENIWVGLESDTSNHSGLLYKRYSAEVLPDVFVALKAPEKLRCIAFRISAAFPFDENQWNKLKDIKIETLPDERDKSKKFLLILLLNKQHKDIFSTLCEDLIFGVSDVSTEQTLVEKLLERLAKWQSLFEKVGKQGLSDEAQRGLYGEIYFLRFFLTNNSDKNYCIKSWLGPEKSIQDFQYSNWAVEVKTTHGNNHQKIHITSERQLDDSIIEKIFLFHLSLDVRVGNGESLNILIDAVSELLNDNTMASNLFKLKLLESGYYDIHKPLYDERGYTIRQENIYRVTGNFPRITENQIPIGVGDVRYSIVLSESEEWRINHQTLLGEIQ; the protein is encoded by the coding sequence ATGACGAAGATTGAAAATATTTGGGTTGGATTAGAGAGTGATACTTCCAATCATTCAGGTTTACTTTATAAGAGGTATTCGGCAGAGGTACTGCCTGATGTTTTTGTTGCATTAAAAGCTCCAGAAAAATTAAGGTGCATTGCATTTAGAATAAGTGCAGCATTCCCATTTGATGAAAACCAATGGAATAAACTCAAAGACATCAAGATTGAAACGCTACCAGATGAAAGAGATAAATCGAAGAAATTTTTATTAATTCTTTTACTAAACAAACAGCACAAAGATATTTTCTCTACGCTTTGCGAAGATTTGATATTTGGAGTATCAGACGTGTCCACAGAACAAACCTTAGTAGAAAAACTATTGGAGCGTTTGGCTAAATGGCAGTCTTTGTTTGAAAAGGTTGGTAAACAAGGTTTATCAGACGAAGCACAAAGGGGGCTTTACGGTGAAATTTATTTTTTACGATTTTTCTTGACTAATAATTCGGATAAAAACTATTGTATTAAATCTTGGCTTGGCCCAGAAAAGTCTATTCAAGATTTTCAATACTCAAACTGGGCAGTTGAAGTAAAAACTACACACGGTAACAATCATCAAAAAATTCATATCACGAGTGAAAGACAGTTAGACGATTCCATCATTGAAAAAATATTTTTATTTCATCTTTCGCTAGATGTAAGAGTGGGAAACGGTGAATCATTGAATATACTAATTGACGCTGTTTCGGAATTATTGAATGATAACACAATGGCTTCCAACTTATTTAAGCTGAAATTATTGGAATCTGGATATTATGATATTCACAAACCTCTTTATGATGAGAGAGGTTACACTATTCGTCAAGAAAATATATACCGAGTTACGGGTAATTTCCCAAGAATAACTGAAAATCAAATCCCTATCGGTGTTGGAGATGTGAGATATTCTATTGTTCTATCGGAATCAGAGGAATGGAGAATTAACCACCAAACTCTTTTGGGAGAAATACAATAA
- a CDS encoding AIPR family protein produces the protein MFVTIYNGDSTIQSVTKGDADKTIERAVNFFRNAIYKDYVNEIEESSEIFDLAQTLANVPEVKEYLTRVNIFLITNGEVKSDVKISDTIAGYTIFYRTIDINYLFNLSDKSRVPIEINFELAGYKVPCIVNESENSDYQSWLAIIPGLALADIYEQYGARLLEQNVRSFLQFTGKINKGIRNTILKEQHMFMAFNNGIAATAEEVTITDLPNNQGKAIAQVKDFQIVNGGQTTASVYHTWKKDKVDISNVFVPVKLTIVKNRENFSEIVGRIAEYANTQNRVSASDLSSNKENHVLIEKLSRTIWAPPISGETTQTRWFFERSRGQYKNERIRFGITPSKRKQFDKQNPRSQMFTKESLAKFINSYEEVYNGKKLVIGPHIVVRGSQKNYAQFLNYNFSFKPDNIWFEDAIAKAILFSSAEKVYGVKPNAIGDMRYITVPYSLAWLGYKLNYKLDLYKIWKHQSLSDTLKSKLHEVMSKIEDYIKTKAPGSLYGEWAKKEECWNTIKNESFEIDLESLKSDLENKLTEKRKKLTEDETQKAENEASLNRLKSIHVKTWKKIEDWGRETQNLSQYQYDMASTLSSKIRNNRTITDIERNQGETILNIVAEINPELFFDMDGFFIEDENKKSEEVEITIDLIERIVQWDKKNKRLDAYKYRFMVDLLEGKMTLTDRNKYLAKLNLKTVEKYGFR, from the coding sequence TTGTTTGTAACTATATACAATGGTGATTCCACCATTCAAAGTGTTACAAAGGGTGATGCAGACAAAACAATTGAAAGAGCAGTTAATTTCTTTAGAAATGCAATTTACAAGGATTATGTGAACGAAATAGAGGAAAGTTCTGAAATATTTGATCTTGCTCAAACTCTAGCGAATGTTCCAGAGGTTAAAGAATATCTAACCAGAGTAAATATATTTTTAATAACAAATGGTGAGGTAAAATCAGATGTGAAAATTTCTGATACAATAGCTGGTTATACTATTTTTTACAGAACAATTGATATAAACTACCTTTTCAATCTTTCTGATAAATCCAGAGTACCTATTGAAATTAACTTTGAACTAGCTGGATATAAAGTGCCTTGTATTGTCAATGAAAGCGAAAATTCTGATTATCAATCTTGGCTTGCGATTATCCCAGGTCTTGCCTTAGCAGATATTTATGAACAATATGGGGCGAGACTTCTAGAGCAAAATGTTCGTTCATTTCTTCAATTCACAGGTAAAATAAATAAAGGAATTCGAAATACTATTCTGAAAGAGCAGCATATGTTTATGGCATTTAATAATGGTATCGCAGCTACTGCCGAAGAAGTTACCATTACAGATTTGCCAAACAATCAAGGTAAAGCTATTGCCCAAGTAAAGGATTTTCAAATTGTAAATGGTGGTCAAACTACAGCGTCAGTTTATCATACTTGGAAAAAAGATAAAGTCGATATAAGCAATGTGTTTGTTCCTGTTAAACTTACTATTGTAAAAAACAGAGAGAATTTTTCTGAAATAGTTGGTCGTATTGCAGAATATGCTAACACTCAAAATAGAGTTTCTGCTTCTGATTTAAGTTCTAACAAAGAAAATCACGTTTTAATTGAAAAACTTTCACGGACTATTTGGGCACCGCCAATTTCAGGAGAAACTACTCAAACACGTTGGTTTTTTGAGCGTTCAAGAGGTCAGTACAAAAATGAAAGAATTCGATTTGGTATTACACCATCAAAGCGAAAACAATTTGACAAGCAGAATCCAAGAAGTCAGATGTTCACTAAAGAATCTTTGGCAAAGTTTATCAACTCATACGAGGAAGTATATAATGGTAAAAAGTTAGTAATTGGACCTCATATTGTTGTTAGAGGAAGTCAGAAAAATTACGCTCAATTTCTGAATTATAATTTCAGTTTTAAGCCAGACAATATTTGGTTTGAAGATGCTATTGCAAAAGCTATTTTATTTTCATCTGCTGAAAAGGTATATGGTGTAAAACCGAACGCAATTGGAGATATGCGTTATATAACAGTTCCTTATTCATTAGCTTGGTTAGGTTATAAATTGAACTACAAACTTGATTTATACAAAATCTGGAAACATCAATCGCTAAGTGATACTTTAAAGTCTAAATTACACGAGGTAATGTCTAAAATAGAGGATTACATCAAAACTAAAGCCCCTGGCTCTTTATATGGAGAGTGGGCAAAAAAAGAGGAATGTTGGAATACAATTAAAAATGAAAGTTTTGAGATTGACCTTGAAAGTTTAAAATCCGACTTGGAAAATAAATTGACTGAAAAAAGAAAAAAGCTAACTGAGGATGAAACTCAAAAAGCTGAAAATGAAGCTTCATTGAATAGATTAAAATCAATACACGTAAAAACTTGGAAGAAAATAGAAGACTGGGGAAGAGAGACTCAAAATCTTTCCCAATATCAGTATGATATGGCTTCTACTTTAAGCAGTAAAATTAGAAACAATAGAACAATTACAGACATAGAAAGAAATCAAGGAGAGACCATTCTTAATATTGTTGCAGAGATTAATCCAGAGTTATTTTTTGACATGGATGGTTTCTTTATTGAGGACGAGAATAAAAAAAGCGAAGAAGTTGAAATAACGATTGACCTGATTGAAAGAATCGTACAATGGGACAAAAAAAATAAAAGACTTGATGCGTATAAATATCGTTTTATGGTTGACCTTTTAGAAGGCAAGATGACCCTAACAGATAGAAACAAGTATTTAGCGAAACTTAACTTAAAAACAGTAGAGAAGTATGGATTTAGATAA